The following coding sequences are from one bacterium window:
- a CDS encoding MotA/TolQ/ExbB proton channel family protein: LCWAVMFDRGRLLAAVRRGHAEFWEQCDAWLQGRLDRRDLDAWCRGHPDLPLANLWRETVGQPTSQAVRRASERVAYAETENLERYLIILSTTVTVAPFLGLLGTVWGLMQAFWEMSVLRSANLTVVAPGIAEALITTIAGLSAAVPAVVFFNLFVRKIDLIGNEMERLRSIMEDAAPSAGEARQAQARRPEPHEKEQIR; the protein is encoded by the coding sequence CTGTGCTGGGCCGTGATGTTCGACCGCGGCCGCCTGCTCGCGGCCGTGCGGCGCGGCCACGCCGAGTTCTGGGAGCAGTGCGACGCTTGGCTGCAGGGCCGGCTGGACCGCCGCGACCTGGACGCCTGGTGCCGCGGCCACCCGGACCTGCCCCTGGCCAACCTCTGGCGCGAGACCGTCGGGCAGCCCACGAGCCAGGCCGTGCGGCGCGCCTCGGAACGCGTCGCCTACGCCGAGACGGAGAACCTGGAGCGCTACCTGATCATCCTGTCGACGACCGTCACCGTGGCGCCCTTCCTGGGGCTGCTCGGCACGGTCTGGGGCCTGATGCAGGCCTTCTGGGAGATGTCGGTGCTGCGCAGCGCCAACCTCACCGTCGTGGCGCCGGGCATCGCCGAAGCGCTGATCACGACCATCGCCGGCCTGTCGGCCGCGGTGCCGGCCGTGGTGTTCTTCAACCTCTTCGTGCGCAAGATCGACCTGATCGGCAACGAGATGGAACGCCTGCGCTCGATCATGGAGGACGCGGCGCCGTCGGCCGGGGAGGCCCGGCAGGCCCAGGCCCGCCGGCCCGAGCCGCACGAGAAGGAACAGATCCGATGA
- a CDS encoding biopolymer transporter ExbD, with product MRRRSAYRGFSEINITSLVDIALCLLIIFMLTAPYIQGGVEVNLPQAETREVIVEEGPIITVTKERTLHFDDDPIAMSDLAARLAVFADKRATLPVYLRADEDVPYGFVLRVMAAIEKEGFSNLSLVADQDLGERDRP from the coding sequence ATGAGACGCCGCTCGGCCTACCGCGGCTTCTCCGAGATCAACATCACCTCGCTGGTGGACATCGCCCTCTGCCTGCTGATCATCTTCATGCTCACCGCCCCCTACATCCAGGGCGGCGTGGAGGTCAACCTGCCGCAGGCCGAGACCCGCGAGGTGATCGTCGAAGAGGGCCCGATCATCACCGTGACGAAGGAGCGCACGCTCCACTTCGACGACGACCCGATCGCCATGTCCGACCTCGCCGCCCGCCTCGCCGTCTTCGCCGACAAGCGCGCGACGCTGCCGGTCTACCTGCGGGCCGACGAGGACGTGCCCTACGGGTTCGTGCTGCGGGTCATGGCCGCCATCGAGAAGGAGGGCTTCTCGAACCTGAGTCTGGTCGCGGACCAGGACCTAGGGGAGAGGGACCGCCCGTGA
- a CDS encoding TonB family protein translates to MNRALPASLLLHALFIVALLLFGSQVVRQPMPRQRAISVRLAELPSPRPQVQTAPPQPAAEPEVRPAVVPKAAEKKPAPKEAVKPVTKPAAKPAAPDRQPAQPDAATPTTAGPAAATPRLGADVTVAPQYQYYLDLLEQRIARNWQPRKLGFRSGAPVTCSIHFQVEQDGRLSRPTVSAGSGVPLMDREALRAVEAVGTFLPIPAGMAGRGIGITYIFTLTAGN, encoded by the coding sequence GTGAACCGCGCGCTGCCGGCCTCCCTGCTGCTGCACGCACTCTTCATCGTGGCGCTGCTGCTGTTCGGGTCCCAGGTGGTGCGCCAGCCGATGCCGCGCCAGCGGGCGATCTCGGTGCGTCTGGCCGAACTGCCCAGCCCGCGCCCGCAGGTCCAGACGGCGCCGCCGCAACCCGCCGCCGAGCCGGAAGTCCGGCCCGCGGTCGTCCCCAAGGCCGCCGAGAAGAAGCCGGCGCCGAAAGAGGCGGTCAAACCAGTGACGAAGCCGGCGGCGAAACCGGCCGCCCCGGATCGCCAGCCGGCGCAACCCGACGCCGCCACGCCGACGACGGCCGGTCCGGCCGCGGCCACGCCCCGCCTCGGCGCCGACGTCACCGTCGCGCCGCAGTACCAGTACTACCTCGACCTGCTCGAGCAGCGGATCGCCCGCAACTGGCAGCCGAGGAAGCTGGGGTTCCGCAGCGGGGCCCCGGTGACCTGCTCGATCCACTTCCAGGTCGAGCAGGACGGCCGCCTCTCGCGGCCGACGGTGAGCGCCGGTTCCGGCGTGCCCCTGATGGATCGCGAGGCCCTGCGGGCCGTGGAAGCGGTCGGCACCTTCCTGCCGATCCCCGCCGGCATGGCCGGGCGCGGGATCGGCATCACCTACATCTTCACGCTGACGGCGGGGAACTGA
- the pal gene encoding peptidoglycan-associated lipoprotein Pal, which yields MVRTLALIGMLLAALLMTVGCGGKKNVPVVDNTATVVTTPPVEEVVEETPVTETPAPVTNYATMSPQEYGIEDVYFAYDEYTLSAATMTTLTANAKIMKEHGDVVYLIEGHCDERGTVEYNLALGEKRAAAVRDYLANLGVKAGQLRVTSYGEERPFVAGSTEASWAKNRRAHFARP from the coding sequence ATGGTGCGGACCCTAGCTCTGATCGGCATGCTGTTGGCGGCCCTGCTCATGACCGTCGGCTGCGGCGGCAAGAAGAACGTTCCGGTCGTGGACAACACGGCAACCGTCGTCACGACCCCGCCCGTCGAAGAGGTCGTCGAGGAGACGCCGGTCACCGAGACGCCGGCGCCCGTCACGAACTACGCGACCATGTCGCCCCAGGAGTACGGCATCGAGGACGTGTACTTCGCCTACGACGAGTACACCCTCAGCGCCGCCACCATGACCACGCTGACCGCGAACGCGAAGATCATGAAGGAGCACGGCGATGTCGTGTACCTGATCGAGGGCCACTGCGACGAGCGCGGCACGGTCGAGTACAACCTGGCCCTGGGCGAGAAGCGCGCGGCCGCCGTGCGCGACTACCTGGCGAACCTGGGCGTGAAGGCCGGCCAGTTGCGCGTCACGAGTTACGGCGAAGAGCGCCCGTTCGTCGCCGGCAGCACCGAGGCTTCCTGGGCCAAGAACCGCCGCGCCCATTTCGCGCGCCCGTAG
- a CDS encoding tetratricopeptide repeat protein, with translation MPQRRTAGFAVLMAGAYLAALAAGCAPQFEELGTAVDANTVEIQRLADEQTALRRDVTALLALLRSGEGSGLETDARLQTQLSQILARLDQAAGQQTDNQEYMRNLSARVDLLTTRLGIPTLGEFKPAPTGGADLAALPEEGRALFNAAMSDRGRGDYDAARQGFRDFLGRYPRSEQADDAEYWLAAMTADDGDQQAALNALLTLLESYPDSDRRADALHKAVAAAHALGQDAEARRLLDRLQTEFPGSEAAELAGALLSE, from the coding sequence ATGCCGCAGCGCCGCACCGCCGGCTTCGCCGTCCTGATGGCCGGCGCGTACCTGGCCGCACTTGCGGCCGGGTGCGCGCCGCAATTCGAAGAACTCGGGACGGCGGTCGACGCCAACACGGTCGAGATCCAGCGGTTGGCCGACGAGCAGACCGCGCTGCGGCGCGACGTCACGGCCCTGCTGGCGCTGTTGCGCAGCGGCGAGGGGTCGGGCCTGGAGACCGACGCGCGCCTGCAGACCCAGCTCTCGCAGATCCTGGCCCGCCTGGACCAGGCCGCCGGCCAGCAGACCGACAACCAGGAATACATGCGCAACCTGTCGGCCCGCGTGGACCTCCTGACCACGCGCCTGGGCATCCCCACGCTCGGCGAATTCAAGCCGGCGCCGACCGGCGGCGCCGACCTCGCGGCCCTGCCCGAGGAGGGGCGCGCCCTGTTCAACGCTGCCATGTCGGATCGCGGCCGGGGCGACTACGACGCCGCCCGCCAGGGCTTCCGGGATTTCCTGGGCCGCTACCCGCGCAGCGAGCAGGCCGATGACGCCGAGTACTGGCTGGCCGCGATGACCGCCGACGACGGCGACCAGCAGGCGGCCCTGAACGCTTTGCTGACCTTGCTGGAAAGCTATCCGGACTCCGACCGCCGGGCCGACGCGCTGCACAAGGCGGTCGCCGCGGCCCACGCGCTCGGGCAGGACGCCGAAGCGCGCCGCCTGTTGGACCGCCTGCAGACCGAATTTCCAGGCTCGGAGGCGGCGGAGCTGGCCGGAGCCCTCTTGTCCGAGTAG